The following are encoded together in the Hoplias malabaricus isolate fHopMal1 chromosome 3, fHopMal1.hap1, whole genome shotgun sequence genome:
- the ywhaba gene encoding 14-3-3 protein beta/alpha-A: MDKSDLVQKAKLAEQAERYDDMASSMKLVTEGGVELSNEERNLLSVAYKNVVGARRSSWRVVSSIEQKTEGNEKKQQMAREYREKIESELQDICNDVLGLLEKYLIPNASQAESKVFYLKMKGDYYRYLSEVASGESKKTTVDNSQKAYQDAFEISKKEMQPTHPIRLGLALNFSVFYYEILNTPEQACSLAKTAFDEAIAELDTLNEDSYKDSTLIMQLLRDNLTLWTSENQGDEGDGGEGEN, encoded by the exons ATGGACAAGAGTGACCTGGTGCAGAAGGCTAAGCTAGCCGAGCAGGCGGAGCGCTACGATGACATGGCATCCTCCATGAAACTGGTGACAGAGGGAGGAGTGGAGCTCTCCAACGAGGAGAGGAACCTGCTCTCCGTTGCCTACAAGAACGTGGTGGGAGCACGCCGCTCGTCCTGGAGGGTCGTCTCCAGCATTGAGCAGAAGACCGAGGGAAATGAGAAGAAGCAGCAGATGGCACGAGAGTACCGTGAGAAGATCGAGAGTGAGCTGCAGGACATCTGCAACGATGTGCTG GGTCTTTTGGAGAAGTACCTCATCCCTAACGCAAGCCAGGCAGAGAGCAAAGTCTTCtatctgaaaatgaagggaGACTACTACAGATACTTATCTGAAGTGGCATCTGGAGAATCAAAGAAAA CCACGGTGGATAACTCTCAGAAGGCTTATCAGGACGCGTTTGAGATTAGCAAGAAGGAGATGCAGCCAACACACCCCATCAGGCTTGGCCTGGCTCTCAACTTCTCCGTTTTCTACTACGAAATCCTGAACACCCCAGAACAGGCCTGCAGTTTGGCAAAGACG GCTTTCGATGAAGCGATTGCTGAGCTCGACACTCTGAATGAGGACTCTTACAAAGACAGCACTCTGATTATGCAGCTACTAAGGGACAACCTCACT ctgtggACATCAGAAAACCAGGGAGACGAAGGGGACGGCGGCGAGGGAGAGAACTAA